The following is a genomic window from Streptomyces chrestomyceticus JCM 4735.
CCCCGGTTCCGACAGTTCCAGTACGAAGAGCGTGAGCCAGATGAGGAACAGCGCATCGACCACGGCGGCCAGCCCTTGGCCCACGATCAGGCGGCGCAGGTGCGGATCGCCGAGCGGCTCGCGCGGCAGGGAGGGGGCGCTCGGCTCCGTCGTCATGGCCGGCTCCCCGGGTGTGACGGGCCTGACCTTCCGGCCTGACCCGTTGGCGGACGTGGATCCACTGCGCGGCGAGGCACGCGTCCACGTCGGCGTCGCGCGTCCGGTGGGGTCGTCGCCCGGTCCTCGTCCCCCCGGAAGCAGCGCTGGGTGTGCCCGGTGACACCGGGACGGACATGACCGCATCGCTCACTGATCGACAACATCAACACACCCGCTCGCAAATTCGGGGAGGGGGGACGCGCTGCTGGGACGGAGGAGATGAGGTCCCAGCCGCGAGGACCTTCCTCGTCAGAGAGCGCTGCGTACCTCACAGGGACTGTGGTGCCGCTCGACGGGGGCGCGGGCATGTCATGGCCGTTGCCTGGCGTCGGCCCGCCGGCACGGCCGTTGCCCGGCCCACCGGCACGCCCGATGGCGCCCACGCCACATGGCACTAGGCGATGTGCGTCCCCCGTCGACCGTCAGGGTGGTGCCGGTGATGTAGGACGCGGCGTCGGAGACGAGGAAGACCAGGGCCGCAGCGAGCTCCTCGGGCTGCCCGATGCGGCCCGAAAGCACCCGCGGCATCATCGCCTCGACGTAGCCCTCGGCGTAACCGTCGGTCATCTCGGAGGTGAAGAGGCCCGGCGCGAGGGCGTTCACGCGGATGCCCTTGCCGGGGGTCCACTGCTGGGCGAGGTCGCGGGTGAGTCCGAGGAGGCCGGCCTTGGACGCCGAGTAGGCGGCCTGCGGCAGACCGCCGGTGACCAGCGCGAGAATGCTCGACACGTTGACGATGGCGCTGCCGGGGAGCATCACCGCACCCGCGGCCTGAGCCATCCAGTAGGAACCGTTGAGGTTGATGTCGACGACCTCGCGGAACTGCTCCGGCGTCTCTTCCGTCGCAGCGTGTTCACTGCTGATCCCGGCGTTGTTGACGAGGATGTCCACCCGCCCGAATGCGTGCACGGCCGCGTCGACC
Proteins encoded in this region:
- a CDS encoding SDR family NAD(P)-dependent oxidoreductase codes for the protein MSVLDRFRLDGRVAVITGASSGLGVAFATALAEAGADVALGARRAERLAAVRTAVEKLGRRAVTVRTDVAEPADCRALVDAAVHAFGRVDILVNNAGISSEHAATEETPEQFREVVDINLNGSYWMAQAAGAVMLPGSAIVNVSSILALVTGGLPQAAYSASKAGLLGLTRDLAQQWTPGKGIRVNALAPGLFTSEMTDGYAEGYVEAMMPRVLSGRIGQPEELAAALVFLVSDAASYITGTTLTVDGGRTSPSAMWRGRHRACRWAGQRPCRRADARQRP